The Papaver somniferum cultivar HN1 chromosome 3, ASM357369v1, whole genome shotgun sequence genome includes a region encoding these proteins:
- the LOC113356619 gene encoding squalene monooxygenase-like, producing the protein MIQYILGGILASLLGFLFLLKLNGNKKNKKNEIRDECVKSSINGDLRSNGDTDIIIVGAGVAGAALAYTLGKDGRRVVVIERDLAEPDRIVGELLQPGGYLKLIELDLQDCVEQIDSQRVLGYALFKDGKDTRLSYPLEKFHSDVAGRSFHNGRFIQRMREKASTLPNVRLEQGTVTSLLEENGTIKGVLYKTKSGEEINAYAPLTIVCDGCFSNLRRSLCSPKVEVPSCVVGLILENCKLPHQNHGHVILADPSPILFYQISSTEVRCLVDVPGQKVPSIGNGEMAKYLKTMVAPQIPPQIYDSFIAAIDKGSIRTMPNRSMPAAPLPTPGALLMGDAFNMRHPLTGGGMTVALSDIVVLQNLLRPLRNLNDSASLCKYLESFYTLRKPVASTINTLAGALYKVFCASPDRARKEMREACFDYLSLGGVCAEGPIALLSGLNPRPLSLVCHFFAVAIFGVGRLLLPFPSPKRLWIGAKLISTASGIIFPIIRAEGVRQMFFPATVPAYYRSPPVE; encoded by the exons ATGATTCAGTACATCTTAGGAGGAATCCTAGCATCAttgttagggtttttatttttattgaaattaaatggaaataagaagaataaaaagaatgagATCCGAGATGAATGTGTTAAGAGTTCTATCAATGGTGATTTACGATCCAATGGTGATACAGATATTATAATTGTTGGTGCTGGTGTTGCTGGTGCTGCTCTTGCTTACACCCTTGGAAAG GATGGGCGACGAGTTGTTGTGATTGAGAGAGATTTAGCCGAGCCTGACAGAATTGTTGGAGAACTGTTACAACCAGGAGGCTACCTGAAGTTGATAGAATTGGACCTTCAGG ATTGTGTAGAGCAAATTGATTCCCAAAGAGTTCTAGGTTATGCTCTTTTCAAGGATGGTAAAGATACTAGACTCTCATATCCCTTGGAAAAGTTCCACTCAGATGTGGCTGGGAGAAGCTTTCACAATGGCCGCTTTATTCAACGGATGAGGGAGAAAGCCTCTACCCTTCCCAA TGTGCGGTTGGAGCAGGGAACTGTAACATCCTTACTAGAAGAAAATGGGACCATTAAGGGAGTATTGTACAAGACCAAGTCTGGTGAAGAAATAAATGCATATGCTCCTCTGACAATTGTATGCGATGGTTGCTTTTCAAACTTGCGTCGTTCTCTCTGCAGCCCGAAG GTTGAGGTTCCCTCATGTGTTGTTGGCTTGATCCTTGAGAACTGCAAGCTTCCCCATCAAAACCATGGGCATGTAATTCTAGCAGACCCTTCACCAATCTTATTTTATCAAATCAGCAGTACCGAGGTACGGTGTTTGGTTGACGTACCTGGCCAAAAAGTACCATCAATTGGAAACGGTGAAATGGCAAAATATTTGAAGACTATGGTGGCTCCTCAG ATTCCTCCTCAGATATATGATTCCTTTATAGCAGCAATTGACAAAGGAAGCATAAGAACAATGCCAAATAGAAGCATGCCAGCTGCTCCTCTTCCCACCCCAGGTGCCCTATTAATGGGAGATGCATTCAATATGCGCCACCCTTTAACCGGCGGAGGGATGACCGTGGCATTGTCTGACATTGTTGTTCTACAGAATCTTCTTAGGCCTCTGAGGAACCTGAATGATTCAGCTTCGTTATGTAAATATTTGGAATCCTTTTACACCTTGCGGAAG CCTGTGGCGTCTACCATAAATACTTTGGCTGGAGCCCTGTACAAGGTCTTTTGTGCTTCTCCTGATCGGGCAAGGAAGGAAATGAGAGAAGCATGTTTCGACTATTTGAGTCTTGGAGGGGTTTGTGCTGAAGGCCCAATAGCTTTACTCTCTGGACTCAATCCACGCCCATTGAGCTTAGTTTGCCATTTCTTTGCTGTGGCCATATTCGGAGTTGGCCGTCTATTGCTACCATTTCCATCACCCAAGCGTCTATGGATTGGAGCTAAATTGATTTCG ACTGCATCTGGCATTATATTTCCAATTATAAGGGCTGAAGGAGTCAGACAAATGTTTTTTCCTGCCACAGTTCCAGCATACTACAGATCGCCACCAGTCGAGTAG